The Collinsella aerofaciens genomic interval AGTGAGCGGATCCTGGCGGGCTCGCGTGGCAAGATCCCTGTCGAGGCGCGATTGGCGCGCCTGTGGGTGGACGGTCCCGCACCGGGAGACGTGATGTGCCCGTTAGGGATGAGTGGCCGAAGCAAGAAAGTATCCGACTTGCTAGGCGAGGCTCGCATTCCCGTTTCCGAGCGCGCCGGCGTGCCCATGGTGAGGACGGCGCCGGGAGGTGCCGTGGTGTGGGTCGCCGGAGTTCGCGCGGACGAGCGTTTTAAGTGCACGGCCGCAACGCGCGTGGCATATCTGCTTCGTGTGGTCGATGCGGAATAGCGTCCTACGCCAGCTATTCTGTGCGGCGTTGACGGTATTCCCGCGCTGATGGTGCGCGGGCTGGAAAATATACCCCGTGCGCTGCTAGAATGTGTAGTTCGCGTCCATACGGCGGTGTGTGGGCGATTAAGCACAAGAAAGGGTTGTCATGGCTTCTCAACATCCGGATATCGAGAAGGTTCTGTTTACGCAGGAGGATATCGACGGCATCGTTTCTCGCCTGGGCGAGGAGATCACTCGCGACTACGCGGGTAAGGATCTGGTGCTGATCGCGGTTCTGCGCGGTGCCGTTGTCTTTATGGGCGACCTGATGCGCAAGATTGAGCTACCGACCAACATCGATTTCATGGCTGTTTCGAGCTATGGCGACGGTGTGAAGTCTTCGGGCATCGTGCGTATCATTAAGGATCTGGATATCGACATCCGTGGTCGCGACGTGCTGATCGTCGAGGACATTCTGGACTCGGGCCTGACCCTCAAGTACCTGATGAAGAACCTCGAGAGCCGCAAGCCCGCTTCGCTGGAGGTCGCTGCCTTCCTGTGGAAGGACGTTGAGGACCGCACCTCGGCCATCACGCCCAAGTATGTTGGAACCCATTGCCCCGATGCCTTTGTGGTGGGCTACGGCCTCGACTATGCCGAGCGCTATCGTAACCTTCCGTATCTGGGCATTTTGAAACCGGAGGTTTATTCGTAAGATGCCCGACGACCATAACGATAACAATTCCCAGACTCCCCGGGAGCCTAAGATCCCGGGGATGCCCGGAGGCAAGAAGCCCACGCGTACGGGCTGGCTGTATTTTCTTTTGGCTTGCGCGCTTCTGGGCTATGCCTTCTTTAATATGGGTTCCGGCTTTGCCAGCTCCAGCAATACCGTTAAGCTCGCGACGAGCGAGATGGTCAGCGCCATCAAGCAGGATTGCGTCGAAGATCTGACCTATACGGTTCAAGACGGAAGCGTGACGGGTCATTACTGGAAGACAAAAAAGGACAAGGGCGATACGAGCGAGCTCAAGAGCTTCTCTTCGACCTATGTCGGCTCCGATTCGCTTGCCGAGCTCATGGCGGAGCACCCCGATACCAAGTACATCGTCAACACCAACGATCCCGATTTTTGGGGCGACTTGGCGATGAGTGTGCTTCCGACGATCGCCCTTATCGCCATCATGTTCTACTTTATGCGCCAGATGATGGGCGCCAACAACAGGAACATGCAGTTTGGCAAGACCAACGCCAAGACCAACGAGGCCACACGCCCCAAGGTCAAGTTTGAAGACGTTGCCGGAGTGGACGAGGCAGTCGAGGAGCTCGAGGAGATCCGTGACTTTTTGAGCGATCCGGATCGCTATCGCAAGCTGGGCGCCAAGATCCCGCGTGGCGTGTTGCTGGTTGGCCCTCCGGGCACCGGTAAAACGCTGCTGGCCAAGGCCGTTGCCGGCGAGGCGGGCGTGCCGTTCTTTAGCATCTCGGGTTCCGACTTTGTCGAGATGTTCGTAGGTGTCGGCGCCAGCCGTGTGCGTGACCTCTTTAAGGAGGCCAAGTCCCAGGCCCCGTCGATCATCTTCATCGATGAGATCGATGCCGTGGGACGTCAGCGCGGAGCTGGCTTGGGCGGCGGTCACGACGAGCGCGAGCAGACGCTCAACCAGCTGCTGGTCGAGATGGACGGCTTTGAGGAAAGCGAGTCGGTCATCCTGATCGCTGCGACCAACCGTCCTGACATCCTGGATCCGGCATTGCTGCGTCCCGGCCGTTTTGACCGTCAGGTTACGGTCGACCGTCCGGATGTGAAGGGCCGCGAGCAGATCTTGCGCGTGCATGCCGAGAACAAGCCGATGGACGAGGACGTTAAGTTTGAGAAGCTCGCCCAGATGACCGTTGGCTTTACTGGTGCCGATTTGGCGAACCTGCTCAACGAGTCTGCGCTGCTGGCCGCTCGCCGTCATCGTTCCGTGATCTCGATGGACGAGGTCGAGGAGTCGATGGAGCGCGTGATTGCCGGACCGCAACGCAAGGGTCGCGTGATGACCGAGGCCGAGCGCACCACGATTGCCTACCACGAGAGCGGTCATGCCCTGGTGGGCCACATCCTGGAGCACTCCGATCCGGTCCACAAGATCTCGATCGTCAGCCGCGGCCAGGCGCTGGGCTACACGCTGCAGCTTCCGCAGGAGGACCACTTCCTCAAGACCAAGAACGAGATGCTCGACGAGCTCGCCGTGTTCTTGGGCGGTCGCGTTGCCGAGGAGCTCATGTGCGATGATATTACGTCGGGCGCGAGCAACGATCTGGAGCGCGCAACCAAGATGGCGCGCGAGATGGTCACGCGCCTGGGCATGAGCGAGGAGCTGGGCACGCAAGTGTTTGGCGAGGCGCAACATCAGGTGTTCCTTGGTCGCGATTACGCCGATCACCAGGATTACTCCGAGGAGACGGCGCGCCGCATCGATATCGAGGTTCAGCGCATTATGCGTGAGGCCCATCGTCGTGCGGTCGAGATTCTGGACGCCCGTCGCGATCAGCTTGATCTGATGGCGAAGGTGCTGCTTGAGCGCGAGACCGTCGAGGGCGACGCCGTGAACGCCCTGCTCGACAACGAGTGGAATGCCTACCTTGAGCGCGAGGGCGATATCCTGGCGGCCAAGGAGGAGCGCAATGCCAAGGCGGCCGGCATGCCGACCAAGAAGCGCGCGCCTCGTATGAGCGAGGAGGAGCTGGCGGCTGATGCCGCGGCCTTTGCGCAGGCGGCCATGCAGGAAGATACCGAAGCCGCATCCGATGACGCCGGCGATGACTGTGCCGTCAACGCTGATACCGACACCGACAAATAGTCCTTCTAACAAAAGCCTCCGCCGGGAAACCTGCGGAGGCTTTTTCTTTTGAGCGATATGGGGCTGTCTGTTGATTGGGGACAGACTTAAATGAGCGTTTTCACGCATTTAAGTCTGTCCCCAATCAACATTGCTGCGGCACTGTGCTCGGCTAAAGCGTACAATAGCGCCTATGTGAAAGGGGAACAGATGATCAACGAAACTATGTATGCTCGCGGTGCGGAAAGCTCCATCATCCGCGAGATTTTTAGCTATGGCCTTGAGCGCAAGGCGCAGATTGGTGCGGAAAATGTATTCGATTTTTCGCTGGGTAACCCGAGCGTTCCGGCGCCCGCTGCCGTGGCGGAGTCCATTAAGAAGGCCTTGGAGCTGCCGAGTGACCAGCTGCACGGATACACGCCCGCACCGGGCCTGCCGCAGTGCCGTACCGCCGTGGCTGAGTCGCTCAACCGCCGCTTTGGTACGAGTTATGAGGGCAAGGATGTCTTTATGACCGTGGGCGCCGCGGCTTCGCTCACCTGCACGCTCAACGCCGTTACGAACCCGGGCGATGAGGTTATCGTCATTGCACCGTACTTCCCGGAGTATCGCGTGTGGATTGAGAAAGCCGGCTGTACGTGTGTTGAGGCGCTCGCCAATGAAGATACGTTCCAGCTGAGTGTGGACAACGTGCTCAAGGCGATTACCGATAAGACGACTGCCGTCATCATCGACTCGCCGAATAACCCGACCGGCGCCGTGTATACGCGCGACACGCTGACGCGACTGGCCAATGTTCTGCGCGAGGCCAACGCTCAGCGCGATCCCGAGAATCCGATTATGCTCATCTCGGATGAGCCGTACCGCGAGATCGTGTACGGTGCCGAGGTGCCTTGGGTGCCCTCGATCTACGAGCACACCATCGTGTGCTACTCGTATTCCAAGTCGCTGTCGCTGCCGGGTGAGCGCGTGGGGTGGATCT includes:
- the hpt gene encoding hypoxanthine phosphoribosyltransferase; protein product: MASQHPDIEKVLFTQEDIDGIVSRLGEEITRDYAGKDLVLIAVLRGAVVFMGDLMRKIELPTNIDFMAVSSYGDGVKSSGIVRIIKDLDIDIRGRDVLIVEDILDSGLTLKYLMKNLESRKPASLEVAAFLWKDVEDRTSAITPKYVGTHCPDAFVVGYGLDYAERYRNLPYLGILKPEVYS
- the ftsH gene encoding ATP-dependent zinc metalloprotease FtsH, with amino-acid sequence MPGGKKPTRTGWLYFLLACALLGYAFFNMGSGFASSSNTVKLATSEMVSAIKQDCVEDLTYTVQDGSVTGHYWKTKKDKGDTSELKSFSSTYVGSDSLAELMAEHPDTKYIVNTNDPDFWGDLAMSVLPTIALIAIMFYFMRQMMGANNRNMQFGKTNAKTNEATRPKVKFEDVAGVDEAVEELEEIRDFLSDPDRYRKLGAKIPRGVLLVGPPGTGKTLLAKAVAGEAGVPFFSISGSDFVEMFVGVGASRVRDLFKEAKSQAPSIIFIDEIDAVGRQRGAGLGGGHDEREQTLNQLLVEMDGFEESESVILIAATNRPDILDPALLRPGRFDRQVTVDRPDVKGREQILRVHAENKPMDEDVKFEKLAQMTVGFTGADLANLLNESALLAARRHRSVISMDEVEESMERVIAGPQRKGRVMTEAERTTIAYHESGHALVGHILEHSDPVHKISIVSRGQALGYTLQLPQEDHFLKTKNEMLDELAVFLGGRVAEELMCDDITSGASNDLERATKMAREMVTRLGMSEELGTQVFGEAQHQVFLGRDYADHQDYSEETARRIDIEVQRIMREAHRRAVEILDARRDQLDLMAKVLLERETVEGDAVNALLDNEWNAYLEREGDILAAKEERNAKAAGMPTKKRAPRMSEEELAADAAAFAQAAMQEDTEAASDDAGDDCAVNADTDTDK
- a CDS encoding pyridoxal phosphate-dependent aminotransferase produces the protein MINETMYARGAESSIIREIFSYGLERKAQIGAENVFDFSLGNPSVPAPAAVAESIKKALELPSDQLHGYTPAPGLPQCRTAVAESLNRRFGTSYEGKDVFMTVGAAASLTCTLNAVTNPGDEVIVIAPYFPEYRVWIEKAGCTCVEALANEDTFQLSVDNVLKAITDKTTAVIIDSPNNPTGAVYTRDTLTRLANVLREANAQRDPENPIMLISDEPYREIVYGAEVPWVPSIYEHTIVCYSYSKSLSLPGERVGWILVPNTNPQAARLMPAVAGAARTLGFVCAPALFQRVIIDCIDEPSDVEAYARNRTALTDALAEYGYTYVEPDGAFYLWVKALEPDANAFCERAKKYELLAVPSDSFGMPGWFRLGYCVSYETIVNSLPAWKQLADEYR